In a genomic window of Streptomyces noursei ATCC 11455:
- a CDS encoding DUF1707 and FHA domain-containing protein yields MTSLQFPARPSDADRERALELLRDGAAEGRLSQDTFLRRLELVLTAQQHSDLAAATADLESRGKVQGVLLRMVGRVSAFHIRVRRAWRTERLPKLLLPEPGPFPLLIGRAPGVGLRLNHETVSRNHAELRSEGTGWMLRDLGSTNGTCVNGRRLVGEIPVGPGDHIRFGQVDYVLTERQAPPER; encoded by the coding sequence ATGACTTCGCTCCAGTTCCCCGCGCGGCCTTCGGACGCCGATCGGGAACGCGCCCTTGAGCTGCTGCGCGACGGTGCGGCGGAGGGACGGTTGTCCCAGGACACCTTCCTGCGTCGGCTGGAACTCGTCCTGACCGCCCAGCAGCACTCCGATCTCGCGGCCGCCACCGCCGATCTGGAGAGCCGCGGCAAGGTCCAGGGGGTGCTGCTGCGGATGGTCGGCCGGGTGTCGGCGTTCCACATCCGGGTGCGCAGGGCCTGGCGCACGGAGCGGCTGCCGAAGCTGCTGCTGCCGGAGCCCGGGCCGTTCCCGCTGCTGATCGGGCGGGCCCCGGGCGTCGGCCTGCGGCTCAACCACGAGACGGTCTCCCGCAACCACGCCGAGCTGCGCAGCGAGGGCACCGGCTGGATGCTGCGCGACCTCGGTTCCACCAACGGCACCTGCGTCAACGGCCGCCGGCTGGTGGGTGAGATACCGGTCGGTCCCGGCGACCACATCAGATTCGGGCAGGTCGACTACGTCCTGACGGAGCGCCAGGCCCCGCCCGAGCGCTGA
- a CDS encoding LysR substrate-binding domain-containing protein: MAPGPRPEDWPGPVTVVGRERMVVVVPHDDPLAGRESLRLTDLAGPALGAVQPGTGAGGPPLAGRGVRAGGLHPARRRPHPARLDAVRTASAGVGVLLTAAHELTGLDCARIPTDPPWRRDTRSSRGRN; the protein is encoded by the coding sequence GTGGCGCCGGGGCCGCGCCCGGAGGACTGGCCGGGGCCGGTCACCGTCGTCGGCCGGGAACGGATGGTGGTGGTCGTCCCGCACGACGACCCGCTCGCCGGCCGGGAGTCGCTGCGCCTGACGGACCTGGCTGGACCGGCCCTGGGTGCGGTGCAGCCTGGAACCGGTGCTGGCGGGCCGCCGCTGGCTGGACGTGGAGTGCGAGCGGGCGGGCTTCACCCCGCGCGCCGCCGTCCGCACCCAGCACGCCTCGACGCCGTCCGGACGGCCTCGGCGGGCGTCGGCGTCCTGCTCACCGCGGCCCACGAACTCACCGGCCTGGACTGCGCGCGGATACCCACCGACCCGCCGTGGCGCCGCGACACACGGTCTTCTCGCGGGCGGAACTGA